The Paraburkholderia megapolitana genomic sequence AGCGCGACGCGCGTTTCCTGAGGGGTGACGTTGATCAGGATTTCTTCGTTCATGGTTTTGTTCTAGAAGTCGATGCGCACTGCGCGTAACAGCGCAGCGGTCTCAAAAAGCGGCAAACCCATGATACCTGAATAGGACCCGCCGATATGTTCGACGAACTCCGCGGCGCGTCCCTGTATGCCATAAGCGCCTGCCTTGCCCATTGGTTCGCCGGTCGCTATGTAGCGGCGCAGCATCTGCTCCGGGGCCGCGGAGAAGCGTACGCGCGAGCGGGACAGCACGGTGGGTAATAGCGCGCCGTCGGCGCTGATTGCAGCGACTGCTGTCAGCACATCGTGGTCGCGACCAGCGAGGCGCGCGAGCATCGCGAACGCGTCATCGGCGTCGGTGGGTTTGCCGAGAATCGCATCGTCGATCGTGACGGTTGTGTCCGCAACGAGGATCGGCGCATGCGTACGACCGCTTGCCAAAAGGCGCGCGCGTGCAGCCTGTGCCTTCGCTGCGCAGACGCGCACCACATAGTCGTGCGCGGCTTCGTCGGGCAGTTCGGCTTCGAGTGCTTCGGCATCTTCATCGGGGCGCGGCAGCAGCAGTTCGAAGCGCACGCCGAGCTGTTGCAGCAATTCCTGGCGGCGCGGACTCTGCGAGGCGAGATAGACGAAGGGATAGAGTTCGGCGGATGACATGGCGGCGTTTCCGGAGGACGCGTAACGGTTGCGGCGCAGCACAACTGCACGGTACGACTGCGCTATACGTGCGGCATGCACAGCACGTCGCCCGCACTACGCGCGATGATAAGGATGATTCTGCGTAATGGTCCACGCGCGATACAGCTGCTCGGCGAGCAGCACGCGCACCATCGCATGCGGCAACGTGAGGCTGGAGAGTCGCAGCAACATATCGGCGCGCGATTTCAGCGCCGGGTCGAGCCCGTCCGCACCGCCGATCAGGAACGCTACGTCGCGCCCGCCTTGCTGCCAGTCCGGCAACGCGGCGGCGAGCTGCATCGTGGTCCAGTCTTTGCCATGTTCATCGAGTGCGACGATGCGCGCCTGCTTCGGCAGGGCGGCTTCGATGCGCTGACGTTCGGCGGCCATCACGCTTTCGGCGGAACGGCCCGACGAGCGTTGCTCGGGCTTCAACTCGCGCAACTCGAT encodes the following:
- the rlmH gene encoding 23S rRNA (pseudouridine(1915)-N(3))-methyltransferase RlmH; this encodes MKLHILAVGHKMPDWIAAGFDEYTKRMPPELRIELRELKPEQRSSGRSAESVMAAERQRIEAALPKQARIVALDEHGKDWTTMQLAAALPDWQQGGRDVAFLIGGADGLDPALKSRADMLLRLSSLTLPHAMVRVLLAEQLYRAWTITQNHPYHRA
- a CDS encoding Maf family protein; its protein translation is MSSAELYPFVYLASQSPRRQELLQQLGVRFELLLPRPDEDAEALEAELPDEAAHDYVVRVCAAKAQAARARLLASGRTHAPILVADTTVTIDDAILGKPTDADDAFAMLARLAGRDHDVLTAVAAISADGALLPTVLSRSRVRFSAAPEQMLRRYIATGEPMGKAGAYGIQGRAAEFVEHIGGSYSGIMGLPLFETAALLRAVRIDF